Within Vannielia litorea, the genomic segment CTCGCGGGCGCCAAGCCGGACCACGTCAACATGAAGGCGGCCCATCGCGTTGGGGCGCCGTTGAGCAAAGGAGAGCCAGGAATGGCAAAGAAGATTGCCGGCAAGATGAAGCTGCAGGTGAAGGCCGGACAGGCCAACCCCTCCCCGCCGGTCGGCCCGGCGCTGGGCCAGCGCGGCATCAACATCATGGAATTCTGCAAGGCGTTCAACGCCAAGACGCAGGAGATGGAGCCGGGTGCGCCCTGCCCGACCGTGATCACCTACTACCAGGACAAGTCCTTCTCGATGGAAATCAAGACGCCGCCGGCGTCCTACTACCTGAAGAAGGCCGCGAAGGTGAAATCCGGGGCCAAGACCCCCTCGCGCGAGACCGTGGGCACCGTGACGGTGGCCCAGGTGCGCGAGATTGCGGAAGCCAAGATGAAGGATCTGAACGCCAACGACATCGAAGGCGCGATGCAGATCATTCTCGGCTCGGCGAAATCCATGGGCATCGAGGTGAAGTAAGATGGCAAAACTCGGAAAACGCACCGCCGCCGCCCGTGAGGCCTTTGAAGGCAAGCACGACCTGAGCGTGGAAGAGGCCGTCGCCCTGGTGAAGGGCAACGCCAAGGCCAAGTTCGACGAGACCGTCGAGATCGCCATGAACCTCGGGGTCGACCCGCGTCACGCCGACCAGATGGTGCGCGGCAAGGTCAGCCTGCCGAACGGCACCGGCAAGGACGTGCGCGTTGCCGTCTTCGCCCGGGGCGACAAGGCCGAAGAGGCCAAGAAGGCCGGCGCCGACATCGTGGGCGCAGAGGACCTGATGGAGATCGTCCAGGGCGGCAAGATCGACTTCGATCGCTGCATCGCCACCCCCGACATGATGCCGATCGTCGGCCGTCTGGGCAAGGTGCTCGGCCCGCGCAACCTGATGCCGAACCCCAAGGTCGGCACGGTGACGATGGACGTGAAAGAGGCCGTCGAAGCCGCCAAGGGCGGTGAGGTCCAGTTCAAGGCCGAGAAGGCCGGCGTGGTGCACGCGGGCATCGGCAAGGCCTCCTTCGACGAGGCCAAGCTGGTCGAGAACGTGCGCGCCTTCGTGGACGCCGTCTCCAAGGCCAAGCCGACCGGCGCCAAGGGCACCTACATGAAGAAGATCGCGATCTCTTCGACCATGGGCCCGGGCGTCAGCATCGAGGTGGACAACGCGCTGGGCAACTGAGCCTGACGCAAGCGGATACAGAGGGGCGGGCCGGTTGGCTCGCCCCTTTTCGTTGGCGACGGCGGGACGGGGATGCCGGGACCGGAGCGCAGGATCGGCGGCGCGGGCCATCGAGGAGGCCAAGCCGTGGCGCGAGTTCTATCCGCAGAAGGACTTCGGGACGCCCGACCAGGGCGGCGCTGAGTGGTATCTGACAAGGATGACCGAGGCTTGCGCGGACAGGGCGGGCTGCCTATAGCCAGCCGCGCAACAAACCGGAGGCAGACGGATGATCGGACGGCGCAGAGTTCTGGCAAGTGGCGGCGCGGCGGCGCTGGTGGCGATGGCCCCGCGCGGGCTGTGGGCAGGGTATGCCCCGCAGGCGGGCGCGTGGCGGACCTTCGAGATCGTCACCCGCGTGGAGCTGCCGCGCGGCGGCAAGACGGCGCAGGCCTGGGTGCCGGTGCCGTCGCACCGGGACGACACCTGGACGGTGCCGGACCGGAACCTCTGGGTGAACAATGCCGACGAGGTGAAGCTGGTCGAGGGCGAGGGCACGGCCTTCGTGCAGGCGCGCTGGGCGGCGGGCGAGGGCCCGGCGGTGCTGGAGGTGACGAGCCGGGTGGCGACGCGCAGCCGGTCGGTCGCGCTGGAGGCCAGCACGGGAGCCACGCTCACCGGGGCAGAGCGCGCCGAGCTGACCGCGCCGACCGAGCTGCTGCCGACCGACGGGATCGTGCTGGAGACGGCGCAGGGGATCGTGGCGGGCAGGGCGGGCGACCTCGAGAAGGCCCGCGCGATCTACGACTGGGTGGTGGAGAGCACCGAGCGCAACCCCGAGACGCGCGGCTGCGGGCTGGGCGACATTGCCTCGATGCTGCACATGGGCGACCTCACCGGCAAATGCGCCGATCTCAACGCGCTCTTCGTCGGCCTTTGCCGTGCCGCCGGCCTGCCCGCGCGCGACCTCTACGGGCTGCGGGTGGCGCCCTCGGACTTCGGCTACAGGGCGCTTGGCGCGGGCTCGGAGAACGTGACCGGCGCGCAGCATTGCCGGGCGGAAGTGTTCGTGGAAGGCACGGGCTGGGTGCCCGCCGATCCGGCGGACGTGCGCAAGGTGGTGCTCCAGGAAGACGGCGGCCTGAGCCTGGCGGACGCCAAGGTGCAGGACGCGCGGCGCGGGCTTTTCGGCGCGGCGGAGGGCAACTGGCTGTGCCTGAACACCGCGCATGACGTGGTGCTGCCGGGCGCGGCGGATGACGCGCCGCTGCCTTTCCTGATGTATCCGCAGGCGGAAATTGGCGGCGAGCGGCTGGACGAGCTGGCGCCGGATGCCT encodes:
- the rplK gene encoding 50S ribosomal protein L11, with product MAKKIAGKMKLQVKAGQANPSPPVGPALGQRGINIMEFCKAFNAKTQEMEPGAPCPTVITYYQDKSFSMEIKTPPASYYLKKAAKVKSGAKTPSRETVGTVTVAQVREIAEAKMKDLNANDIEGAMQIILGSAKSMGIEVK
- the rplA gene encoding 50S ribosomal protein L1, translated to MAKLGKRTAAAREAFEGKHDLSVEEAVALVKGNAKAKFDETVEIAMNLGVDPRHADQMVRGKVSLPNGTGKDVRVAVFARGDKAEEAKKAGADIVGAEDLMEIVQGGKIDFDRCIATPDMMPIVGRLGKVLGPRNLMPNPKVGTVTMDVKEAVEAAKGGEVQFKAEKAGVVHAGIGKASFDEAKLVENVRAFVDAVSKAKPTGAKGTYMKKIAISSTMGPGVSIEVDNALGN
- a CDS encoding transglutaminase-like domain-containing protein, yielding MIGRRRVLASGGAAALVAMAPRGLWAGYAPQAGAWRTFEIVTRVELPRGGKTAQAWVPVPSHRDDTWTVPDRNLWVNNADEVKLVEGEGTAFVQARWAAGEGPAVLEVTSRVATRSRSVALEASTGATLTGAERAELTAPTELLPTDGIVLETAQGIVAGRAGDLEKARAIYDWVVESTERNPETRGCGLGDIASMLHMGDLTGKCADLNALFVGLCRAAGLPARDLYGLRVAPSDFGYRALGAGSENVTGAQHCRAEVFVEGTGWVPADPADVRKVVLQEDGGLSLADAKVQDARRGLFGAAEGNWLCLNTAHDVVLPGAADDAPLPFLMYPQAEIGGERLDELAPDAFVYTITARELT